The bacterium sequence ATGGCGGCCGAAGCACTTTCCATCGACGCGCAAGGCGTGTCGGTCGCGCCGCTGGCACGGGCGTTCGCGCCCGGCGCGGATGTCACCGGGACCGTGTCGGGGCACGTGGCGGCGACGGGGCCCTTTGCGCACCCCGTGGTCTCGGGCGACGTCTCGCTGCTCGACGGTTCGGTCGGCGGCCAGCCGGTCGACGGCATGACCGCGCGGTTCACCGGGAACGGGCGGCAGATCCAGATCGAGACCGCGACGGCCCGGATCAACCGCTCACGCCTTGAGGTGTCAGGCAGCGTTGACCTGTCGGGGCCGCTCAATCTCCGCCTCGCCGCCGATCAGGTGCGTCTGTCCGACATCAGGTCGATCGGGGCGCTCGGATTTGTTCCCGGGGGCACGGTGAGTCTCTCCGGGGCCGTCACGGGAACGCTTCGCGATCCGGACCTGTCCGGCACGCTCACGTCGCCCGACCTGTCAATCCACGGGCAAACGTTTCAGGCGTCGGGGGTTGTCGACTATCGCCATGGGACGCTGACCGTGTCGCCGGTCGAACTTGCGCAGGGGGGCGCCCGCTACGGGGTGACCGGCTGGCTCCGCGGCGGCGCCCGGCCCACCGCGGATCTGACGTTCAGCGTCGAACACGGGCAGATCGCGACCGTCGTGGCCGCCGCGGCGGTGAAGCCGTTCGTCTCAGTCGGCGGGACGATCGACGGTACGGTTGGCCTCCAGGGTCCGCTCGACGACCCCGCGGCGCACCTTGTGCTGTCGATGCACGACGGCGAGGTTGGCGGCGTGCCGATCGGCACCGGGGACGCCGACCTGACGCTTACCCACGGCACGGTGGACATCCAGAAACTCGCGTTGCACCCCGCCCAAGGCCAACTCGCGGCGCAGGGCCGGGTCGAACTGCACGGCACGAGCGCGGTCGAAGTCTCCGGCCAGAACCTGGATGTGAACGTGCTCCGCCCGCTGTTCCATACCGACCAGCCGCTCGCGGGGGCGCTGAACTTCACGATTCAGTGGAGCGGCCCGACCAACAATCCGACGGCTGGTCTCTCGATGGAGGCGTTGAACGCGGGGCTTCCAGGCGCGACCGCGGATCGGATCGCCTCGCTCGCATACTACAAGGACGGCACCATCACGATTGAGACCGGGACGATCGAGAAGGGGACGCATAAGCTGCTCGTCGCGGGAACGGTGCCGGTGATCCCCGGCGGGTTCGCGCTCGCCCCCGATGGTCCGCTGAACCTGCAGGTGTCGCTCGAGGACGCTGATCTCAGTCTGTTGACCCTGCTCACCCCCGAGATCCAGGACGGCAGCGGGACGGTGGCCGGCCAGGTTGCGATCGGCGGGACCGTGGCCGCCCCCGAGATGAGCGGCACCGTGCAATCGCACGGCGGCCGGTTCCGGTTTGCGCCCGTGACGACGCCGCTTGAGAACGTGAGCGCGGACATCGCGTTTTCCCAGTCGGAGGTCCTGGTGCGCGATCTGTCGGCGACGGTCGGGGCTGGCACGATGCAGTTGCAGGGAACGATCGGGATCAAGAACCTGCGACCCGATGTCGTGGCGCTCAACCTCGCGGCCCGGGGCGTGACGTTCACAATGCCCGGTCTGTATACGGGCGGAATCGACGGAACGCTCAGCCTGACCGGTGCCGCATCGCGTCCCACGCTGGGAGGGACGGTGACGCTGTCGCACGGCAACGTGGCGCTGGCCGGTGGGGGCGCGCCGACGAGCGCGCGCGGGATCCCCGTCGCCCTGGACGTCTCGGTGAATCTCGGCGACGCCGTCGCCTACGCGCAGGGCCCTGTGCGCGCTGACCTCGCGGGAGGGTTGCACGTCGGCGGGACGATCAGCGATCCGGCGGTGTCCGGAGCGATCCGGTCCCTCACCGGGACGATCTCGCTGCTCGGCACGCCGTACACGGTGACGGAGGGCCAGTTGGTGTTCTCCGAAGCCAGCGGGTTAAACGCGCAGATCACCGCCCACGCACAGGCGATGTATGGAGACACGCGCGTCTTCCTCGACATTCTTGGCGTGCTCCCGTCGCCGACGGTCACGTGGAGCTCGGATCCGCCGATGAGCCAGGACAAGATCTTGGCCCTCGTCGCCGGCACGAGCGGCGCGTCGGGGTCTCCGGCGTCGCTGTTGAGCCAGGTGGTGTTGGGGTCCATCACGCAGACGCTGCAGCAGGCGCTGCGCTTAGACGCGTTCACGATTTCGTACGACACGCAAAACCCGTTGACGCTGCAGATCGGCAAGTATCTCTTCAGGAACGTCTATCTCTCGCTGGCCGAAGTGATCGGGCGTTCGTCGACGACAACGACGCTGCCATCGATCGGCAGCTTGACCCCGCTCAACCCGTCCGGGCAACCGTACACCGTCCTGGGCATCCAGTACTACCTGAGCCCCACGGTGTCGTTGACGTATAATGTCAACAGCCTGGGCGACAGCGGGGTCTTCCTGCTGGCGCGGTTCCCCTTCTAGGGACACGGGTCGGGCGTCCCGCGCCGGCGTCGCCGGTGGGGGATGGCGGTCGTGGAGGAGAGTCCGCCTCGGGGGGCACGGACATTGTAGGAATGGAGCGTGATCTGTGTTCACAGAGTACCTGCGCGAGCTGCAAAAAGTTGCGTTGCTCCGACCGATGGATGAGGCGCGCCTGTGGCATGCGTACCGGGGGCGCGGTGACGGCCGGAGCCGTGCGCGGCTGATCGAGGCGTACCAACCGCTCGTGTTCAAGGTTGCCATGCAACTGCGGCTGCGCGAGGCGATCATCATGGACATGATCCAAGAGGGGACGGTGGGGCTGATCGAGGCGGTCGAACGGTTCGACCCGGAGCGGGGTGTACGGTTCAGCACCTTCGCCACGTTCCGGATCCGCGGCCGCATCCTCAACGCGTTGCGACGCGAGCGTCCCGCGGCGCGGGACGTCGCCAGCCACGACGAGTCGTTCCTGGAGCGTGTTCCCGATCCCGCGGCCACCGACCTGTTGGGGGCCGTCGAGGACGAGGTGTTGGTGGAGCAGATCGTCGCCGCGATCGACCGGCTTCCGGACGAGCGAGAGCGCCGGATCCTGCACGGATCTTTCCTCGGCGCGGAGGAACCCCGCCGCATCGCCGGCGAACTGAAGATCAGTCTGTCTCACTTCTACCGCCTGCAGAAGCACGCGCTGCAGCGGATCCGGGAACTGGTCGCTCCGGCCGCGGGCGGACTGCGGGCACAAGGAGTCCACGAATAAGCGCGATGCGCGAGCCAGACGCGTTGCTCCACCACCTTAGGCACGCCGAGGAGTGGCTCCGGTGGGCCCGGAGTGACTATCGGAGAGGCGACTTTCGGGGCGCGGTGCTGCGCCTGCTGCTGGCCGAGGCCGAGGTGCGGCACGCGCGCGAAGCGGGCTCCCAGCCGATCGAAGAGACCTCCGCGCGGCCGTTCCGTCGGACGCGGCTTGTGACCGTGGGGGCGCTCGGCGCCGCCGTGCTGCTGGCGGCGGCATGCGGCGCGTTTCTGTCAGGGGCGGCAACGCCGCGCGCCGCGGCGTTCCCGGTCGCACACGCCGCCCACATGGCGCCGCTGGGCAACGAGTCGTGGGGGGTTGTGCGGCTGGATACCGGGGACTTTCTGACGCTGATGTCGTCCGGTCCGCAGGCGTCGCCCGGGCCAACGACCGGGGTGGGTTCCGGTCTCTCCGGCCAGCAGTTTGTGGATGAGTTGATGTCCCAGTTTGGACAGTTCACGCCGACTTCTGCGAGCGGACCGGCGATGCTCGCCACACCTGGGGATCTCGATCATCCTGCCGCTGCCTTCTGACGCCCGCCCCGAAGTGGGGCGGCGGGGTGCCGGTTCGGGAAGACCATCACGCAGCATGGAGGACAGCGTGGCCGTGCCCAAACGACGGATGCGAGCGGTGCGCGCAATAGGGGCAGGTCTGATCTGGGTGCTCCTCCTGGCGTGGCCGGGCTCCGGATGGTTGGCGGCGCAGCCGTCGACCGCACCGACGACGCAACCGAACCAGGCGCAGCCGACGGCGCCGACCACCCCACCCGCGACGCAACCGGGCCAGGCGCAGCCGCCGGCGCCGACCACGCAGCCGGCTCAGCCGGGCCAGCAAACGCCGCCGTCGCCACCCGCGCCGTCCCCATTCCAACCCATCCCGGGGACGCCGCAGCAGACGCTCCCGCCGCAGAAGGTGCTGGACGTCGTGGTGCGCGGTAACGATCACGTCCCCACCGACACGGTGCTCGGGGCCGTCTCGACGAAGCCGGGCGACCCCTTGAACGAGGAGCGCCTGCGCAACGACGTGCAGGCGATTCTCAGCCTCGGCCTGTTTGCGGACGCCGTGCTGCGGCTCGAGCCCTCCGCGGACGGGGTGACCGTGGTGTTCATCGTGGCGGAAAACCCGGTGATCAGCGCCGTCAAGATCACGGGCAACACCGTCATCTCGACCGCAGACATCGAGCAGGCGCTTAAGGTGCCGGCTGGACAGGTCCTGAACACGATCGCGATGCGGCAGGGCGCGCAGGCGGTAGAGAGCCTCTACCAGGGTAAGGGGTACGCGCTGGCCAGGGTGTCGGACATCTCCGTGGACGAGAAGGGCGTGCTGTCGCTCGTCATCACGGAGGGACGGATCGAGGCGATCAAGATCGAGGGCCTGCACAAGACGAAGGACTACGTCGTCCGCCGCGAACTGACGTTCAAGCCCGGAGACGTCTTCAACGTGAACGACGTGAATGCGAGCCTAAAAACGCTGTTCGCCTCCCGGTACTTCTCCGACGTGAAGGCGGATCCGGGTCCCGGCACCCAACCCGACACGGTGGACGTGACGATCACGGTGACCGAGCAGCGGACGGCGACGTTGAGTTTCGGCGCGGGCTACAGCACGGTCACGGGTTTGGCTGGCCTCGTCGGCGTCCAGGACATCGACTTCGGCGGGAACGGGCAGACGGTGAGCGCTCAGTACGACAGCACCACCCTGAACGGCAACAACTTCACGTTCACCTTCCACGAGCCGTACTTCCAGGGCAGCCGGACCGTGCTCGACTTCTCCGCGTTCAACCAGACGACGATCCCGACCGACTACAGCCTCGGGTTGAACAACCAATTCCAGTACACGATGTACCAGTCCGGTGGCCAGTTCACGTTCACGGCGCCGATCCGCACCGATCCGAAACAGTTTTTCGAGTACGGACTCAAGTCCGTGAGCACGCAGTTCGGCGCGTCGATCCTCACGACGTCGACGATCCCGACCGGGTTTGTCTTCACCCCGGGCATCGTCAACGCGGTCTTGCTCGGCGCGTACCAGGACACGCGGAACGACATGGTGAACCCGACGACGGGGCAGGTCATCGCGCTGAACACGGAGTCCGCGATTGCCGGAGACTTCCGTTTCGAGAAGTACGAGCTCGACGTCATCCAGTACTGGCCGACCGGCAACGCCACCATCGTGGGGCACGCCCACTTGGGAACGGGGAGCGGGGTGCTGCCCATCCAGGAACAGTTCTACCTCGGAGGCCAGACCTCGCTGCGGGGGTACGCGACCGGGCGGTTCCGCGGCGACGAGATGGCTATCGTCACCGGGGAGTACCGGTTCCCGTTGAACTCGCTCCCGCTTCTCAAGTCGGTCGGCGGGATCACCGGGATCGTTTTCGCCGATGCCGGCGACGCCGAGCCGTACGGGACGGCTCCCACCAACTTCAAGATCGACTACGGCTTCGGGATCGCGGCGAAGACGCCGATTGGGTTGTTCAGGGTCGACTACGGCGTCGGGTCCGAGGGCGGGCAGTTGTGGATTTCCACCGGAACGACGTTCTGACGCAGCAGGGGGGCCGTACGGCGGCGATGCGCGAGTCGCCGCCGCGCGGGCGCGAGGAGGGAGATCAGGGATGATGCGATGGAACGTGAAGACGATCGGGATCGCGGTCGCGGTGATCGTCGTGCTGGCGGCGGCCGGGTACGTCGCGACGCGGACGGGGTCGGTGTTCGGCAGCCAGACCGGGACGATCGGCTACGTGGACATGCAGCGGGCGCTCAACGCACACCCCGGCAAGGCGGCCGCCGAGTCGGCCCTGCGCGACTACGCGCAGGCGCAGATCGCCGACGCCCAGCAGAAGATGAAGACGATGTCGCCGGGTCAGCGGCAGCAGCTGCAGGGCCAGGTGGACCAGTCGATCCTCCAGAAGCGGGCGGAACTGCTCGGCGGCCTCGACAAAGACATCCGCAACGCGATCCAAAAGGTCGCGGCGCAGCAGGGCATCAACGTGGTGCTCGACCGCACGGTGGTGCTCTACGGCGGCGTCGACCTCACGGATCAGGTCGCGAAGTTGCTCAGCGGTAAATAGGGGCGTGTCGAGAATGTCCCTCGAGAGAGCTCGGGGCGATGGCCGCGCAGTACGCTGATCCGCGGCCCCGCCGGGGCGGCGCAGATCGCCGGGTCCTGTGGGCATGCGCGGGCGCGGCGGTGGTGTGCGTGTTGAGCGGATGTCAGGGGCGCACGCCGGTGTCTCATTCGACCGCGCCGCCGGCGGCCACCGTTCCGGCCGGGCCAAAAGTGGCGGTCGTGGACTTCACACGGGCGCTGCACGCGCACCCGCGGTGGCCCGAGGTCGATGCGATCGACCGCCGGATCGCCCAGCTTCAGGCGCAGCTCGCGACGCCGACCGCACCGCAGTTCCAGATGCCGCAGGTCAACATTCAGCCACAGATGCAGGCGGCCGCGCAGCAGGCGGTCGAGCAGATGCGGCCTCAGTTCCAGCAGCAGTTCACCGAAACGGCGACGGCCATGCGCGACGCCGGACGGAAGGAACTCGAGGCGTTCGTCGCCCAGGTCCGAGCCGCCGATCAGGCCCAGTTCGATCAGAAGCAGCAAGCGCTGCAGGCGCAGTTTGGAAAAGACATCCAGGACAAGCAGCAGGCGCTCGACAAGGACAACGAGCAGTTCCAGCAGCAGACCCTGGAACAGTACCGGCTGCCGTTACTGAACCTGCATCTCAAGCGAGACGCCGTGGCGCCGGGCAACCGGCAGCAACAGCAGGATCTCGACCAACAGATTCAGGCGATGACCAAAGAGCGCGACGACAAGATCGCGGCCCACGAGAAGGCCAACCAGCAGGCGCTGGCGGATTTCCAACAGCAGCAGACCCAGGCATATACGCAGCAGCTCAAGGACTTGCAGGCTCAGCTCACCGCGGACGCGCAGCAGCAGGTGGCGCGGAAGCAAGCGGAGATCAACGCCCGGCTACACGACGTCCTGGTTGCCAAGCAGACGGAACTGAACACGCAGATGAACGCGAAACTCAAAGCCGATCTGCAGGCGCGCCAGCAGGCGCTCGTGCAGGGCGCGCGCACCCAGCTCGAGCACGCCCAGCAGCAGGCGGTGACCGACGCGCAGGCGCAGGGACAGACGCTGCGCGCCCAGCTTCAGGACGCCGAGGGCGAGCGCGCGCGTCTGCTGGCGGAGATCCTGGCGGACCTGCGCGTCGAGGCCGCGGCCCTGGCGCAACAGAAGGGGTACGACATCATCCTCACGCAGACGCAGGCGGCCGTGGACGTGACGGACGTCACAGACGATCTGATCGCGCGCATCAAGCGGTAGGCTGGGGTGCACAACAACGTGCGGGGGAAGACCCGGGGTGCCCGCGAGATCGCATCATCGCAGCGGACTCACGGGGCGGGTTAACGGGGGCGAGGAGGTCGGGATGTCGCAGTTCGGGGGGGCGGCTCTCATCCTGGCGGCGGCGCTGTTTGTCAGCGGGTGCGGGCCGCAGATCGGAGTCGTCGATACGCAGCGGGTCCTCAACGAGAGCGTCAAGGCGCTCGAGTACCAGAAGCAACTCAACGACCGCGAGAAGCAGATGGTCGCCGAGCTCGCCGCGCTGAACGGCCAGGTGAGCCCAGCCGAGCTCACGGCGCGCCGGGCCAGCCTGATGACCGAGTTGACGCAGCTGCGGGGCGATCTCGAGAATCAGCTCAACCAGCAGCTCCACGACGCGGCGGCGCAGGTGGCGCGTCAGGACGGGCTGCGCTTGGTGGTCGTCAAGAGCTCCTCGTACCTCGGCGGTCGGGACGTGACCCAGCAGGTC is a genomic window containing:
- a CDS encoding translocation/assembly module TamB domain-containing protein, giving the protein MWAVIGAALLAAVGTASWTFLVSSGWLAGQIRQTLVARLEESLNRPVALGGVDGDLLRGIDLRDLVIAESGGFSHGVIFSADRIHVALDLSALVRHPQDLIQTVVGVQVVNPRLTVSRSASGAWNLASLLGRQQATPLGPAFQGRVIVQNGLVGYSDGWESTATPFVSRFSGVTGTIEFRAGHEIAFDLAARGADGEQAAFRGEYLASDGIYDMDVTAKNVDVRRWATYIVHLRQVQWAGGRFDGRMHLLLTPAGDGITLDYSATVRLHDAAAEYVPRRVMLRSVSGDLILGNGRLATPGLSLVANGSAVQIRGDVGYPSAGGTQLDLLVVSPRLDLGLMRTLFFPGAHLGLAGQASGNVWISGPLSAPYLDGDITAAAGRLNQEAFADLRMRFQYGAGMLALHQLSARIGGGQVAGDGVLGVSAGDGSYTFAATTSDLDIAALPRLGLPALGDLSGRVSGEIAGMQMDGRTRVMAAMTMPSGSVRRLAFEDLRTLFWDDGGAVALDFLGVRKGATDVYASGDISAAGGLDLALSGYGVPLGDALGWAGLGTTGNSTLSLAGQANVDGRLSGTVRAPVLSGDVTAWDGHLGPVPFALATGPLAIGPRDVRTSGFALVNGPTSYQIRGGVAFQPMAAEALSIDAQGVSVAPLARAFAPGADVTGTVSGHVAATGPFAHPVVSGDVSLLDGSVGGQPVDGMTARFTGNGRQIQIETATARINRSRLEVSGSVDLSGPLNLRLAADQVRLSDIRSIGALGFVPGGTVSLSGAVTGTLRDPDLSGTLTSPDLSIHGQTFQASGVVDYRHGTLTVSPVELAQGGARYGVTGWLRGGARPTADLTFSVEHGQIATVVAAAAVKPFVSVGGTIDGTVGLQGPLDDPAAHLVLSMHDGEVGGVPIGTGDADLTLTHGTVDIQKLALHPAQGQLAAQGRVELHGTSAVEVSGQNLDVNVLRPLFHTDQPLAGALNFTIQWSGPTNNPTAGLSMEALNAGLPGATADRIASLAYYKDGTITIETGTIEKGTHKLLVAGTVPVIPGGFALAPDGPLNLQVSLEDADLSLLTLLTPEIQDGSGTVAGQVAIGGTVAAPEMSGTVQSHGGRFRFAPVTTPLENVSADIAFSQSEVLVRDLSATVGAGTMQLQGTIGIKNLRPDVVALNLAARGVTFTMPGLYTGGIDGTLSLTGAASRPTLGGTVTLSHGNVALAGGGAPTSARGIPVALDVSVNLGDAVAYAQGPVRADLAGGLHVGGTISDPAVSGAIRSLTGTISLLGTPYTVTEGQLVFSEASGLNAQITAHAQAMYGDTRVFLDILGVLPSPTVTWSSDPPMSQDKILALVAGTSGASGSPASLLSQVVLGSITQTLQQALRLDAFTISYDTQNPLTLQIGKYLFRNVYLSLAEVIGRSSTTTTLPSIGSLTPLNPSGQPYTVLGIQYYLSPTVSLTYNVNSLGDSGVFLLARFPF
- a CDS encoding sigma-70 family RNA polymerase sigma factor — encoded protein: MFTEYLRELQKVALLRPMDEARLWHAYRGRGDGRSRARLIEAYQPLVFKVAMQLRLREAIIMDMIQEGTVGLIEAVERFDPERGVRFSTFATFRIRGRILNALRRERPAARDVASHDESFLERVPDPAATDLLGAVEDEVLVEQIVAAIDRLPDERERRILHGSFLGAEEPRRIAGELKISLSHFYRLQKHALQRIRELVAPAAGGLRAQGVHE
- a CDS encoding POTRA domain-containing protein gives rise to the protein MRAIGAGLIWVLLLAWPGSGWLAAQPSTAPTTQPNQAQPTAPTTPPATQPGQAQPPAPTTQPAQPGQQTPPSPPAPSPFQPIPGTPQQTLPPQKVLDVVVRGNDHVPTDTVLGAVSTKPGDPLNEERLRNDVQAILSLGLFADAVLRLEPSADGVTVVFIVAENPVISAVKITGNTVISTADIEQALKVPAGQVLNTIAMRQGAQAVESLYQGKGYALARVSDISVDEKGVLSLVITEGRIEAIKIEGLHKTKDYVVRRELTFKPGDVFNVNDVNASLKTLFASRYFSDVKADPGPGTQPDTVDVTITVTEQRTATLSFGAGYSTVTGLAGLVGVQDIDFGGNGQTVSAQYDSTTLNGNNFTFTFHEPYFQGSRTVLDFSAFNQTTIPTDYSLGLNNQFQYTMYQSGGQFTFTAPIRTDPKQFFEYGLKSVSTQFGASILTTSTIPTGFVFTPGIVNAVLLGAYQDTRNDMVNPTTGQVIALNTESAIAGDFRFEKYELDVIQYWPTGNATIVGHAHLGTGSGVLPIQEQFYLGGQTSLRGYATGRFRGDEMAIVTGEYRFPLNSLPLLKSVGGITGIVFADAGDAEPYGTAPTNFKIDYGFGIAAKTPIGLFRVDYGVGSEGGQLWISTGTTF
- a CDS encoding OmpH family outer membrane protein — protein: MMRWNVKTIGIAVAVIVVLAAAGYVATRTGSVFGSQTGTIGYVDMQRALNAHPGKAAAESALRDYAQAQIADAQQKMKTMSPGQRQQLQGQVDQSILQKRAELLGGLDKDIRNAIQKVAAQQGINVVLDRTVVLYGGVDLTDQVAKLLSGK